A genomic segment from Flavobacterium litorale encodes:
- a CDS encoding TPM domain-containing protein, with translation MKKVKNIQGYLLLLILLVSFSVVGQTVKIPEKPSKQTSYYDFGTNILTESESKSIEQKLIRYADTTSTQIVVVAVPTTGNEATWKYAFDIADTWGIGQEGKDNGILLLIAFNDREMFIATGDGTQHLLTDATSKLIIENDIKPEFKAGNYYAGIDKGTTAIMQVMQGEYKADAKKGNGFPVGAVIFFIILIIFIISSISRRGGGGRGGRGGGFGNTLTDILILSSLGRSGGFGGGSSGGGFGGGGFGGGFGGGGFSGGGAGGSW, from the coding sequence ATGAAAAAAGTTAAAAATATACAAGGTTATTTATTACTGCTAATACTGCTTGTTTCCTTTTCGGTAGTAGGGCAAACGGTAAAAATTCCTGAAAAACCATCCAAACAAACTAGTTATTACGATTTTGGAACTAACATTTTAACCGAAAGTGAAAGCAAAAGTATTGAGCAAAAACTTATTCGTTATGCCGATACAACATCTACCCAAATAGTTGTAGTTGCTGTACCTACAACGGGAAATGAAGCTACTTGGAAATATGCTTTTGATATTGCCGATACTTGGGGTATAGGGCAAGAAGGCAAAGATAATGGTATACTTTTGTTAATAGCATTTAATGATAGGGAGATGTTTATAGCAACAGGCGATGGTACACAGCACCTTTTAACCGATGCAACATCTAAACTTATTATTGAAAATGATATTAAGCCCGAATTTAAAGCAGGTAATTATTACGCTGGTATAGATAAGGGTACTACGGCTATTATGCAGGTAATGCAGGGCGAATATAAAGCTGATGCCAAAAAAGGCAACGGTTTCCCCGTAGGTGCCGTAATCTTTTTTATTATTCTGATTATATTTATAATATCATCCATTTCACGACGTGGCGGCGGAGGTCGTGGCGGTAGGGGTGGTGGTTTTGGCAACACACTAACCGATATACTAATACTAAGTAGTCTTGGGCGTAGCGGAGGCTTCGGCGGTGGCAGTTCAGGAGGTGGTTTTGGCGGTGGCGGTTTCGGAGGAGGCTTCGGCGGCGGCGGCTTTAGTGGCGGTGGTGCAGGCGGAAGCTGGTAA